One genomic segment of Stigmatopora argus isolate UIUO_Sarg chromosome 3, RoL_Sarg_1.0, whole genome shotgun sequence includes these proteins:
- the rabl2 gene encoding RAB, member of RAS oncogene family-like 2, with product MAADNCENNIPELDQKNDDADEVKIICLGDSAVGKSKLMERFLLDEYCPQQVSTFALTLHKHKATVANKTVAVDFWDTAGQERFQSMHASYYYKAHACIMVFDVQRKITYKNLAKWYTELREYRPKIPCCVVANKIDADLKVTQRSFNFAKKKGLPFYFVSAADGTNVVKMFREMIKRAVEYKQNPSDFVDEFLQELEKFELDKKDAHSDAEGDANRDDSPELP from the exons ATGGCCGCCGACAACTGTGAAAATAATATCCCCGAGTTGGACCAAAAAAacgacgacgcagacgaagtcAAGATAATCTGCCTGGGAGACAGTGCCGTAGGGAAATCCAA GCTGATGGAGCGATTTCTCCTGGACGAATA TTGCCCGCAGCAGGTGTCAACGTTTGCTTTGACACTTCACAAACACAAAGCCACGGTGGCCAATAAGACAGTGGCAGTAG ATTTCTGGGACACGGCTGGCCAAGAGAGGTTTCAGAGCATGCACGCTTCCTACTACTACAAAGCGCACGCCTGCATCATG GTTTTCGACGTCCAGAGAAAGATCACCTACAAGAACTTGGCCAAATGGTACACGGAGCTGAGGGAGTACAGACCCAAGATTCCCTGTTGTGTGGTTGCCAACAAAATAGACG CCGACCTGAAGGTGACGCAACGGAGTTTCAACTTTGCCAAGAAGAAAGGActccctttttattttgtttcagcAGCCGACGGCACCAACGTGGTCAAG ATGTTCCGGGAGATGATAAAGCGAGCTGTGGAATACAAGCAAAACCCCAGCGACTTTGTGGACGAATTCCTGCAAGAACTGGAG AAATTCGAGCTGGACAAGAAAGACGCACATTCGGACGCGGAAGGCGACGCCAACAGGGACGACAGCCCAGAGTTGCCCTGA